The Planctellipticum variicoloris DNA window CCATGGTCGAGAACCGGTCCTCCAGCGGCACGTCGCGCCAGATGCCGAGCGAGAGGTAGCTGATTGTATGCAGGGCGAACGTGGGGTAGGCCACTCCCCGGTCGTACCGGAAGGCGCAGACCAGCAGCGAGAGGAAATAGTAGAACCGGAAGGGGCTCTGCAGCCCGTTTTCGAAGTGGCAGAGCAGGCCGATGAAGACTGCTTCCATGGCTGAGATGAAGAGCGGCCACTCGCTCAGGAAGCCTTTGCCGTGCGCGTTGTAGTAGGTGTCGAACACGGCGTACACGGCGCCGAGCGTCAGAATGGCGTTCAGAATGGCCTGGTGAGGAACTGAGGCCGGCAGATTGACAAGCGCATACCCTACGCACAGGCCGAACCACCGGATACGGACGGTGATCGCCTGAGCGGCCAGTTCCCAGTTGAATGGACCGGATTCGTGAAGTTCCTGCACCCGTGCGCCTGTCGTCGTCGATGCCGAAGGGGACCGCCACACGGGGATTATAGCGCCGTTTGCGAAGCGGAGACCAGCAAGCGGCGTTTGCGAAATGTTGCCGGGTGGGGTTTGCGGTCGGTCGGCATTCCGAACTTTCGGCGGATCGCTACAATCGTCGCCACGCGCCAACCGACCAGTCCGATCCGATATTTCGAATCGGGCAGATTCAGGTTTCTACCGCAGGGAGCAGGCACGGTGCAGACGATCGACTTGTCGAAATACGGGATCACGGTCACGGACGTCCGCCGCAACCCGGCGCCGGCAATTCTGTACGCCGACGCCATTCGCGCCGATCCGAAGTGCGCGATCGCGGACTCGGGCGCCTTGATCGCTTACTCGGGCGAGAAAACCGGTCGGTCTCCCAAAGACAAGCGGCTGGTCCGCGATCCGGAGTCGGAAAACGACGTCTGGTGGGGGAACGTCAATATCGACATTGACGCGGAGACGTTTCAGATCAACGAAGAGCGGGCCAAGGATTATCTCAACACTCGGCAGAAGCTGTACTGCATCGACGCTTTCGCCGGCTGGGATCCCGCGTACCGGATGAAGATTCGCGTGATCTGCTCCCGCGCCTATCACGCGTTGTTCATGCACACGATGCTGATCCGCCCCACCCGTCAGGAGCTGGCGGAGTTCGGCGAGCCCGACGCGATCATTTACAACGCGGGTCAGTTTCCGGCGAACCGCCGGACGCACGGGATGACGTCGAAGACCAGCATCGATATCGACCTCAAAACGCGGGAGCTGGTGATTCTCGGGACGGAATATGCCGGCGAGATGAAGAAGGGCGTTTTCACGCTCATGAATTACTTTGGTCCGAAGCAGGGCATTCTTTCGATGCACTGTTCCGCAACGGCGGACCGGGAGACGGGGCGGGCGTCGGTTCTGTTCGGGCTCTCGGGGACGGGCAAGACGACGTTGTCGGCGGACCCGCACCGGATGCTGATCGGCGACGACGAGCACTGCTGGAGCGACCGCGGCATCTTCAACATCGAAGGGGGCTGCTACGCCAAGGCAATCGATCTGGCGCCGGACAGCGAGCCGGAGATTTTCCAGGCGCTGCGGTTTGGCGCGGTGCTCGAAAACGTCGTTTACGACGAGGAGAGCCACCACGTCGACTTCCACGATACCCGGATTACGCAGAATACGCGCGGGGCGTATCCGATCGAGTTTATCCGTAATGCGCAGATTCCCTGCATGTCCGGCCATCCGGCCGACGTGATTTTCCTGACCTGCGACGCGTTCGGCGTGCTCCCTCCGGTCAGCCGGTTGAGCCCGGAGCAGGCGATGTACCACTTCATCAGCGGCTACACCGCCAAGGTCGCCGGTACGGAGATGGGGATCACGGAACCGCAGGCGACGTTTTCGCCCTGTTTCGGGGGGCCGTTTCTGGTGTGGCATCCCGCCAAGTATGCGGAGCTGCTGGCGGAGAAGCTCCGCGAACATCGGGTCAACGTCTGGCTGGTGAACACCGGCTGGAGCGGCGGTTCCTATGGCATCGGTTCGCGGATGAAGCTGTCGTGGACGCGAGCCATCGTCGACGCGATTCACCGGGGGCAGTTGGCCAGCGCTCCCGCGATCCGCGATCCGCACTTCGGCTTCGAAATCATCACCGGCTGTCCGGGGGTGGCGCCGGAGATTCTGCAGCCGCGCAACACGTGGGCCGATCCGACGGCGTACGACGCGACGGCGAAAAAACTGGCGAAGCTGTTTGCCGACAATTTCCAGAAGTACGCAGACAGCACTTCGCCGGCGGTGCGGTCGGCCGGGCCGGCGGTTTGAGCGCGTCCGGGGGGAAGGGGGCAACGAGTCCGAGAAGACCACTTATACTGCACTGGTGTTTGGTGGCCCTCGCAGACTGGACTCACCCTACTCCACTTCGTCCGATTTCCTTGAAGACGCCTGTTCGGTCTTTTCGATGGCCTTGCCCTCTTGATAGAGGACTTCCATTTCGGGCAGCGAGGCTGACCGGACATCGCGACCCTGCTCGCGCAGCCGGCGTTCAATGTACTGGAACCGTCGTTCGAATTTGCGGTTGCTTTCCCGCAGGGCTTCCTCGGGGTTGATGTGCCACCGCCGGGCTATGTTGGCGATCACGAAGAGCACGTCGCCGAGTTCGCTCTGAATCCGGGCCTGCCGGTGCGGGTCGGCGATGGGCGGTTCGTGCACGACCGGACCATCGACGACCGCCGGGACGTCGGGGATCTGACCGTCGTCGAAGAGTTCGGCGGCCAGTTCGTCGACTTCTTCCTTGAGTTTTGCGAACAGCATTTCGCGCCGGGGAAAGTCGTAGCCCACGCGGCCGGCCTTCTCGGCGACGCGCGCGGCCCGGGCGAGCGCCGGCAAGGCGGCGGGGAGTCCGTCGAACACGGACTCCCGCTGTTTTTCCGCCTGCTTGATCCGATCCCACTGCCGACTGACATCGTGAGGCGTCGCGGCCGTGGAATCGCCAAAGACGTGGGGGTGCCGGACGATCAGCTTACGGGTCAGTCCCGCGACGACGTCGGTCAGGTCAAAGCGGCCTTCGTCGGCGGCGATCTGGCTGTCGAGGAGGACCTGCAGCAGGACGTCCCCCAGTTCCTCGCAGATCTCGGCGTCGTTGCCCGAGTCGATGGCTTCGAGCAGTTCGTAGGTCTCTTCCAGCGTATAGGGCTTGATCGATTCCAGCGTCTGTTCGCGATCCCAGGGGCAGCCGTCAGGCGAACGCAATTTCGCCACAACCGCGCATAGATCTCGAAACTGAGGCGTCAGGCGCGATTCGTCAGGAGGAGTGCCGGGGGCGGGACGATCAGCGTTCGACATGAGAAAATTTCCGTACGAGAAAAGCGTCGAACGGATCTTAATCCGCGCGCTGCCGGTCCGCATCTCAGCGGCTCGTAACGATTCGCCGCGGGCGCTTGCACATCATTCCGGCGTCCGGCAGACTGATCGAGGGCTGTTGATGGGACGGCACTCTTGACGACGGAATCAGGCGGAGGGGACTCGATGCTTCTGATCTCGCGGATGGGACTGGCGCTGTGCATTCTTGCTGGGGCGACGATTTCCACGCTGACCGCACAGGACCGTCCGGCCGTGCGTGCCGGGGCGTTTGCGCAGGACATCACTCCGACGAAGTTCCCGATTTCCTCCAATGGCAATATGTCCGATCGGATGGCCCGGCAAGCGCACGATCGACTGCACGCCCGCTGTCTGGTTCTCGCGGACGGGTCGACGAAGCTGGCCATTGTCGTCTGCGACAGTTGCATGATTCCCCGGGAATTGATGGATGCGGCGAAGGCAAAGGCGGCGCAGAAGACCGGGATTCCCGCCGGGAATATTCTGATCTCGGCGACGCACTCGCATTCCTGCCCGACGGTGACCGGCGTCTTTCAAAGCGATCCCGATGCCGAGTACATTGCGTTCCTGATCGATCGTATTGCCGAAGGGATTGCCGAGGCGCACGGGCGGCTCCAACCGGCGCGGGTCGGCTGGGGTTCGGCCCAGGAGCCGGGCCAGCTTTTCAATCGGCGCTGGCATCTCAAAGAGGGGGTCCTGGGGGAAAACCCGTTCGGGCAGAAGGTCGACACCGTTCGGATGAATCCGGGGTATTCCAGTCCCGACGTAACGAAGCCCGCCGGGCCGGTTGATCCGGAAGTCGCGATCCTTGCAGTCCAGACCGCCGACGGCGCTCCGCTGGCGCTGCTGGCGAATTACTCGCTGCACTACGTCGGCGGCGTCGGGGGCGAAGATCTGTCCGCCGATTATTTTGGCGAGTTTGCGCACCGGGTGGGGCGGGCCATCAAGGTTTCAGGCGATCATCCGTTTGTCGGAATTCTGTCCAACGGGACGAGCGGCGACGTCAATAACGTGAATTTTTCGCTGACCGCCGGCCCGAAACGGCAGCCGTACGAGCAGATGGGGCTCGTCGCCGAGGCGGTTGCCCAGGCGGCCAAAGCCGCCTGGGAGAGCGTCGACTTCCAGTCTTCGGCAAAACTGGCCGTGGCGACGCGCGAGATTGATCTGGGAGTCCGATTGCCGTCGGCCGAGGACGTGGCGGCGGCGGAAGCGCGGCTGGCGGCGGCGGCCGGCCGCCCGCTGAAGGGGGCGCCGGAAATCTACGCGCGGGAAACCGTTCTGCTCGCGAAGTACCCGGCCACGGTCAAGTCGCTGATTCAGGCGATCCGGATCGGCGATCTGGGGATCGCTTCGAGCCCGTGTGAAACATTCACCGAGACGGGGCTGGCGATCAAGTGGGGGAGTCCGCTGAAAAAGACGTTCACCATTGAGCTGGCCAATGGCTACAACGGCTACCTGCCGACGCCCGCTCAGCACGACCTGGGGGGGTACGAGACATGGCGAGCCCGGTCGAGCTATCTGGCGCGGGACGCCGAGCCGAAAATCCGCGCCGCGCAACTGGAGCTGCTGCGGCAGGTGGCGGCCGATTGACGATCAACAGAGACCAGCGACACCAGCGAAGCGAGACCGCCGTGAATGCGGCGCATCATCAGGGAGGAGCGTTGATGAAGAGCGTGTTGGCTCTCATTCTAGCCGGCGGCAAGGGGACTCGCCTGGAACCGCTGACGCGTGATCGGGCCAAACCTGCAGTTCCGTTCGGCGGGGCCTATCGGATCATCGATTTCACGCTGTCAAACTGTATCAACAGCGGTCTGCGGAAAGTGCTGGTCCTGACGCAGTACAAGGCCGCCAGCCTCGACCGGCACATCAATCTGGGCTGGCGTTTTCTCTGCCGGGATCTCGACGAGTACATTGACATTCTGCCGCCGCAGCAGCGGATCGACGAGAACTGGTACAAGGGGACGGCCGACGCGGTTTACCAGAACATCTACTCGATCGAGAAGTGCCGGACCGACTACATCCTGGTGCTGTCCGGCGATCACATCTACAAGATGGATTACGAAGATCTGATCCGGCATCACATCGAATCCGGGGCCGAGGCGACGATCGCGTGCCTGCCGGTTCCGCTGGACGAGGGGGATCAGTTCGGGATTATGGAGATCAACTCCCGGCACGAGGTCCTCAAGTTTCTGGAGAAGCCTGCCAACCCTCAGCCGATGCCCGACGACCCTGAAAAATGCCTGGCGTCGATGGGGGTGTATGTTTTCAATACGGATTTCCTGTTCGAGCAGCTTTGCCAGGACGCGACCGATCCGACGAGCAAGCACGATTTCGGTCGAAATATCATTCCGTCGCTGATCGGCAAAGCGCGACTGCGGGCCTATCCGTTCCGCGACAAGAACACCGGCCGCGGGCACTACTGGCGGGACGTGGGAACGCTCGACGCGATTTACGAGGCCAACATGGACCTCGTCTCCGTGGATCCGGAGCTCAATCTCTACGATCCGGAGTGGAATGTCCGGACATATCATCCGCAGCTTCCGCCGCCGAAATTCGTTTTCGCACAGACCGAACTGCCCGATCCGCGCGTCGGTCACGCCGTCGACAGCATCGTCTGCAACGGGAGCATTCTGTCGGGGGGGGCTGTCAGTCGTTCGATTCTCGGCTACCAGGTCCGGGTGAACAGTTGGGCGACGGTCGAAGATTCGATCCTGTTCGACAATGTCGAGATCGGCCGCCGGGCTCGGATCCGTCGGGCGATCATCGACAAGAACGTTCGCGTGCCGGAGGGGATGGAGATCGGCTACGATCTCGAACGTGATCGGGCTCGCGGATTTACAGTCACGGACTCGGGCATCGTCGTCATCGGCCCCGGCGACGGCGGCAGCCTTGAGATCTGAGGCGGCGGTTCGCGTCTGCAATTGCGAGTCCGCGGTGGCGGAAAGCGTCGTTTGCGAGGGCGGAGTTACAAAATTCCGCTGACGGCGAAAAGTCGTGTTGACGCGATTTTCCTGAGCCCCTATGTTCCGCCCACGCTTGACGACGACGCCAGCCGCAAGCGTGGCTGGCGGTTGTTGGGGTTCGTTTTTGAGAGCCCGTTCGTGACTTGGCGACACTGAAGAGTTTCGACTCTTCGACAGGATTCTCCGGCCGGCATGGATGCCATGCGGGAGATCTCCTGAAGTCGCACCATCGATCCGCAGGGCATGGATGCTGCTGCGGTTCGTTGGGTTCGCTCGATCCGTGACACACTGAAGCCGATCGCCCCGGAAGCAATCAATATCCTTCGCCCCCCTGGGATGGATTGCTTCCGGGCTTTCTTTTTTTTCAGGGGGCGCGTCGATCGCGTCCTGTCGGCCCCCTCGGAGTGAGCGCGGCGCGAATGCTTTCCGATTCTCGCGAACGCCTGCGTCTCCACGACGCAAACAGCAACAGTCGGCACAAGTAGACGGCGGCGGCCACTGCGAATTCGGGGAAGATCAGCAGGAGGTCGACGCGGATGTTCATCTCACGGGGCATCAGCGTTTCGTAGTAGAGCCAGAGCGGAACAAGCATCAGCGGCAGATGCACCAGCCACCAGGCTTTCGGCCAGGTGGGATGCCAGGGGTAGAGCAGGGTGAGTCCGAAGAGAAGCTGCAGGAGCCAGAAGACGCGTTCATACTCCAGCATTTCAATTCCCCCGGTCGGCAGAGTCTGAGTCAGAATTCGACACCGGGGAATCCGGTGCGAGCTCCTGGGGGCGATCCTGCCCTGTAGACCTCAAAGTCATCTGCACTGACCGCCAGACGCTCGCCGTTGACGATCCACAGCACCTGCTCCCATCCGGTTCGAGCCGGCGTGACGGTCAATTCGGCCTGGCTTCCCTGCGTGGAGCAGCGATACGTGATGTAGCTGCCGGTCGAACTTGTCCCGACGGCCCGTGAATCCACCAGCCAGAACTCGCCGCCATATTCGAGATAGCACGGCGGAGCCAGTTGGAGCAGGCGGCCTTCGCGCGGTGAGATGCGGATTCGATCGACCCGCCACCAGGTCCGAAAGAGATCGCGCAGTTGGGACCAGAGGCCGGCGGGCATGACCGTTGCTCCGAGGCAGAAGGCAGCGGGGCCAGGAAACGCGTCCTGACCCCGCTTCGCACGCGCGAGTTACTCCTGAGCCGGAGTCACTCGCATCCACCACGGCCTGTTGATTGCGTCCGCGGCCTTCTCCTGGTCCTTCAGAAAGACGTGCATACTGTCATCCTTGAAATACTTCCAGAACGCGGTGCTGGCCTCTTCGTCGTCGATC harbors:
- the pckA gene encoding phosphoenolpyruvate carboxykinase (ATP), giving the protein MQTIDLSKYGITVTDVRRNPAPAILYADAIRADPKCAIADSGALIAYSGEKTGRSPKDKRLVRDPESENDVWWGNVNIDIDAETFQINEERAKDYLNTRQKLYCIDAFAGWDPAYRMKIRVICSRAYHALFMHTMLIRPTRQELAEFGEPDAIIYNAGQFPANRRTHGMTSKTSIDIDLKTRELVILGTEYAGEMKKGVFTLMNYFGPKQGILSMHCSATADRETGRASVLFGLSGTGKTTLSADPHRMLIGDDEHCWSDRGIFNIEGGCYAKAIDLAPDSEPEIFQALRFGAVLENVVYDEESHHVDFHDTRITQNTRGAYPIEFIRNAQIPCMSGHPADVIFLTCDAFGVLPPVSRLSPEQAMYHFISGYTAKVAGTEMGITEPQATFSPCFGGPFLVWHPAKYAELLAEKLREHRVNVWLVNTGWSGGSYGIGSRMKLSWTRAIVDAIHRGQLASAPAIRDPHFGFEIITGCPGVAPEILQPRNTWADPTAYDATAKKLAKLFADNFQKYADSTSPAVRSAGPAV
- the mazG gene encoding nucleoside triphosphate pyrophosphohydrolase; the encoded protein is MSNADRPAPGTPPDESRLTPQFRDLCAVVAKLRSPDGCPWDREQTLESIKPYTLEETYELLEAIDSGNDAEICEELGDVLLQVLLDSQIAADEGRFDLTDVVAGLTRKLIVRHPHVFGDSTAATPHDVSRQWDRIKQAEKQRESVFDGLPAALPALARAARVAEKAGRVGYDFPRREMLFAKLKEEVDELAAELFDDGQIPDVPAVVDGPVVHEPPIADPHRQARIQSELGDVLFVIANIARRWHINPEEALRESNRKFERRFQYIERRLREQGRDVRSASLPEMEVLYQEGKAIEKTEQASSRKSDEVE
- a CDS encoding neutral/alkaline non-lysosomal ceramidase N-terminal domain-containing protein, translated to MLLISRMGLALCILAGATISTLTAQDRPAVRAGAFAQDITPTKFPISSNGNMSDRMARQAHDRLHARCLVLADGSTKLAIVVCDSCMIPRELMDAAKAKAAQKTGIPAGNILISATHSHSCPTVTGVFQSDPDAEYIAFLIDRIAEGIAEAHGRLQPARVGWGSAQEPGQLFNRRWHLKEGVLGENPFGQKVDTVRMNPGYSSPDVTKPAGPVDPEVAILAVQTADGAPLALLANYSLHYVGGVGGEDLSADYFGEFAHRVGRAIKVSGDHPFVGILSNGTSGDVNNVNFSLTAGPKRQPYEQMGLVAEAVAQAAKAAWESVDFQSSAKLAVATREIDLGVRLPSAEDVAAAEARLAAAAGRPLKGAPEIYARETVLLAKYPATVKSLIQAIRIGDLGIASSPCETFTETGLAIKWGSPLKKTFTIELANGYNGYLPTPAQHDLGGYETWRARSSYLARDAEPKIRAAQLELLRQVAAD